In the genome of Carya illinoinensis cultivar Pawnee chromosome 13, C.illinoinensisPawnee_v1, whole genome shotgun sequence, the window AAAGCACATCGATGATCAAATACACAGGGAAGGTGCATTGAAATAATGATCAAGAATACTACCCAATGTTGTCAACATAGTCTGCAAAATGCACAGTGAACTATGGTAAGACAAAAGGATCTCtccttttcaaaatataatttttttagagaatAATTATGTAAGAGGAAAACATGAAAAGGGCTTCATAGCTAAATGGAGTTGAAAATGAGAACAATAACAATTgcattataattcatcaatttttaaCTCAATAATAGGATGATTATTTTGCAATTTTATACTTTTATATGCTATTCggtcaaatattattcaaacgtCCAATTCTAGCTATGGATTTTCGAAATTGAATGTCTGTGATGGGTGTAATTGGTCCGATCCCACTCCGGAGAGGTCACAGATCAAAAATTTTGATTCATCATTTTTGTCAGACCGAACCGTTAGCTATCGGTCTATTCGGTTCAtggacattttttttcttcttttcttttttgacaaaaaaatcaatacaaaaaattaattaaagtagtaaaattaatattaagtgATCTCTTTAACATTTTGTCTATGgttaataaatattagataATTTCATTGTATATGAGGTTAATAGTgatgatgaaaattatataattaatttatacaactattatctaaaataatatattatatatatgtaaaaaatatgtaaaactaTATATACATTTGGTTGGTCTTGGTTCAATCGGTACAAAAAATCAATACCTTGAGACTAACTAATAAGACTATCAATCCGGTTAGATTTGGATCAAACCATTCAGTCTGATCAATTTTTCCGATCCAAACCAATAGTCTTACCCCGTAAATACAATCTCTGATTACACTTTTATTCGtatgaatgaaaataaatttatgtacCTATCCTAGGCAGCAtttgttgtttctttctttttatatttttttaatataatttatggaTTTTCGAAGTTGAATGTCTGTGATGGGTGTAATTGGTCCGATTCCATTCCGAAGAGGTCACACATCGAAAATTTTGATTCATCATTTTTGTTAGACCGAACCGTTAATTATCGGTCTATTCGGTTCATggacatttttttcttctttcttttttgacaaaaaaatcaataaaaaaaattaaagtagtaaaattaatattaagtgatctctttaacattttatctatggttaataaatattagataATTTCATTGTATATGAGATTAATGGTgatgatgaaaattacataattaatttatacaactactatataaaataatatattatatatatgcaaaaaaatatgtaaaactaTATATACATTTGGTTGGTCTTGGTTCAATCCGGTACAAAAAATCTACACCTTGAGATTGACTAATAAGACTATCGATCTAGTTAGATTTAGACCAAACCATTCAGTTTGATCAATTTTTTTGATCCAAACCAATAGTCTTACCCCGTAAATACAATCTCTGATTACACTTTTATTCatattaatgaaaataaatttatgtacCTATCCTAGGCAGCAtttgttgtttctttctttttatatttttttaatataatttttattttaaaatttaaaaaaaattaatttttttattttttttaagtttaaaaaagttaaataattaaatgaataatttaaaattaaaaaatatttatatttaaatgatatttaaacattgagtgaaaaaaaaaaaaatgttttgataCTGTTACAAACGAAGCCTAATTCCTAGAATACAAATTTAAGGCGTGATATTTATaacaatttatataattataaacatCAATAAAAACTAATAAACTACTATGATGGCTcctatgctttatatttatataatatattgatatttactcaatcttgttatttatttataattttataattaaataatactacATAGTCGTAAAGTATATAAAGTATACAAATatgacataattattttaaaaatatatttatttattttcatataactCATATTTGCTGACTTTTTATTAGATAGCATAACGTTTAGCACTGCAAACATCACTTGTAACAGGAATGAATCAATTGCATCCATGACAAAATGCTTGGAGACTTCAAGTTCAAGCACTCTGAGAATTACTTCAAGAAAACATGGCATCTGTAAAGAAACACAAAGTATCATTGAACATGAAGTgcgaaaatgggaagaaaaaagGTTCAGCCCAAAAGGAAATCCGAGATCTTGGTCTAGTAAATCTGTCAGCTTTTTATTACCACTAATGTGAATGATACATAGTTTTCACTCTTCCACCTACTTGAGCTGTTGGCAATTCAAGAACTTCCCATGGGCAGAGCAACTCATAAGGTAGTTTTCACTCTTCTACCTATAAGCGACAAGTAGCTGGAAATCATTCCTTATAAGCCACCCCaggagtcatcataaaatattataaagaccCTTTATCTCCAACTTTCTCGTTCTTGAAGCAATACTCGATTCATTCAGGCTTTTACCCTCTCTTGACCACAATCTTCACACCAACACAAAATTCCAACCCGTAACCAAAAAGCCACATATCAAGAAACATCCCAACAAGAGCAATTTTTTTCGTACACCTTACACATCTGGGAGAAACCAATTCAAGAAACCAAATTCGCAATAGAATTGGGCATATCAACGAtatggaaacaaaaataaaaacttttcaaATTCAGTTTCTACCATACACAAACCGGATCGAGCAGATCCAACTTCACATACAAACCATAATAAAAGTAAGCAGAGGAAACTGATACTAAAGAACATCCATCCACTAACCCTAATCCTAACCCTAGACAAAGACAAACGTAATCAGATCAGCAACTGTCACAGCCAAATCTTCAAGAGCTTGTAAACTTGGTGACCGCCTTGGTCCCCTCAGAAACGGCGTGCTTGGCAAGCTCACCAGGTAGCACGAGGCGCACTGCGGTCTGGATCTCCCGGGAGGTGATGGTGGGCTTCTTGTTGTACCTGGCGAGTCGAGAGGCCTCCTGGGCCAGCTTCTCGAAAATGTCATTTATGAAGCTGTTCATGATCCCCATAGCCTTGCTGGAGATCCCGATGTCCGGGTGAACCTGCTTCAGCACCTTAAAGATGTAGATCTTGTAGGTCTCCACGCTCTTCTTGGTACGCTTCTTCTTCTTGTCGGCAGCACCGGCACCACCTTCCTTCGGGAGCTTCTTCCCGGCCTTCGGCTTCTTCTCGGCCGGTGCCTTCTCCGCCACGGTGGATTTTTTCTCCTCGGCGGGCTTCTTCTCGGCTGGCTTCTTTTCAGCTTTGGGGGCCATCGGGAATTTCTGAAAAAGTAAAAGgttaaagaagaaaatcaatGGTAAATGTAGAGAAGCGAATCTTTTACGATAAGGGTTTTGATGTAAGAGAAGGTGTTGGGAAAGAGTTTATATAGAGAGACACAGTGGATTGGCATTGGATAATGGAGCTTTCACGAGGATTGATAATGTGGAGTGTTTATGGACCGTTGATGGATTTCCAGCGGACTAGTAAATCGACAGTTGAGATGCTTTAGATCGCGAAATTTCCGTGACGTGTTTGGCTCGGCgctaactttttttattttatttttcgtttGTTTTGGCTTTCGCGGTACCGTTTGAAAATGAGGAAGCGGCTACTTTCCTTTTCGGTGAAATTACGTCAATGTCATAAAAGTAACCCGAATATTTGTCAGGAAAAATTCTGACCCCTCGTTAGAGTTTAGAAGAGATCAAATGAGatattgaattaaatattattataatataattttttaatattaattatatttttaaattttaaaaaattaaattatttattatattttaaataaaaattttaaaaaattataataattatatgaaatcacATTAAATAGTTTGATTCCGTATAATTAAATCAAATCCCAAacttaatcataaaataatttgaaaatacttaaaaatatttagaaacagttgtatttttaaacaaattctaaGAATTGTAAtgtatacttaaaataaaaaacataattaataaaatcattGATAAAATTGTCCAACCTATcaagtaaaatattaaaataaaaaacataatcagtaaaataataaacttgTAAACTTTAGAGACTATTTTAATACTTAAATCaagattataataaaaattccaCGAATCTATTTTCATAGTTTAATAAATCGATAACATTTCATTGGCCCTTGGaacttgtaattttttaaagaaaaatatatacacatttgaattaataaatttgattatCAAGTTTTGACTTGTCACATTTCATGGCAATGAAAAGAGATCGTTGGTTTTGAGGAAGGAGAGGGACGTCGTGAAACACATCGTTTCGCTCAATTCCATCTTTTCCATTAGGCCTCTCAATGT includes:
- the LOC122292767 gene encoding probable histone H2B.1, which codes for MAPKAEKKPAEKKPAEEKKSTVAEKAPAEKKPKAGKKLPKEGGAGAADKKKKRTKKSVETYKIYIFKVLKQVHPDIGISSKAMGIMNSFINDIFEKLAQEASRLARYNKKPTITSREIQTAVRLVLPGELAKHAVSEGTKAVTKFTSS